The Streptomyces sp. NBC_01275 genome has a segment encoding these proteins:
- a CDS encoding ROK family protein gives MRHVIALDVGGTGMKAALIGADGALLHQARRATGRERGPDAVVAGILGFAAELRALGVERFGEPAVAAGVAVPGIVDETAGIAAYAANLGWRDVPLRGLLSAELWIPVALGHDVRTGGLAEGRIGAGRGADRFLFVALGTGIAGAIGVDGRVEAGAHGFAGEIGHIVVRPGGTPCPCGQRGCLERFASAAAVSEAWAAACGDPEADAADCAKAVASGDPNAVRVWQQAVDALADGLVTALTLLDPRTLVIGGGLAEAAETLFTPLREAVRQRVTFQKLPEIVPAALGDTAGCLGAGLLAWDLLNTTDGMEVAT, from the coding sequence GTGAGACATGTCATCGCCCTCGACGTGGGCGGCACCGGGATGAAGGCCGCCCTGATCGGGGCGGACGGCGCTCTGCTGCACCAAGCCCGCCGGGCCACCGGCCGTGAGCGCGGCCCCGACGCGGTCGTCGCCGGGATCCTCGGCTTCGCCGCCGAGCTGCGCGCACTCGGCGTGGAGCGGTTCGGCGAGCCCGCGGTCGCGGCCGGCGTGGCCGTTCCCGGCATCGTCGACGAGACCGCCGGCATCGCCGCCTACGCGGCCAACCTCGGCTGGCGGGACGTACCCCTGCGCGGGCTGCTCTCCGCGGAGCTCTGGATTCCGGTCGCGCTCGGCCATGACGTGCGCACCGGCGGGCTCGCGGAGGGCCGGATCGGCGCGGGCCGGGGCGCGGACCGCTTCCTGTTCGTGGCGCTGGGCACCGGCATCGCGGGCGCGATCGGCGTCGACGGCCGGGTGGAGGCGGGCGCGCACGGCTTCGCGGGCGAGATCGGCCACATCGTCGTACGGCCCGGCGGGACCCCGTGTCCGTGCGGGCAGCGCGGCTGTCTGGAGCGGTTCGCGTCGGCGGCGGCGGTGAGCGAGGCGTGGGCGGCGGCCTGCGGGGACCCGGAGGCGGACGCCGCGGACTGCGCGAAGGCCGTCGCGTCCGGCGACCCGAACGCCGTCCGGGTCTGGCAGCAGGCCGTGGACGCGCTCGCCGACGGCCTGGTCACCGCCCTCACCCTGCTGGACCCCCGCACCCTCGTCATCGGCGGCGGCCTGGCAGAGGCGGCCGAAACCCTCTTCACCCCCCTACGGGAAGCGGTCCGCCAACGGGTCACCTTCCAAAAACTCCCGGAGATCGTCCCGGCGGCGCTGGGGGACACCGCCGGCTGCCTGGGCGCAGGCCTCCTGGCCTGGGATCTCCTCAACACGACCGACGGCATGGAGGTAGCAACCTAA
- a CDS encoding ABC transporter substrate-binding protein, with product MVAGVSLLGIAAVLAGCGVTSGAEDVTLRLVAADYGDSGANSSEKYWDQLVEAYEKAHPGVTVDVSVYSWNDVDAKVKKMVDSGDAPDMAQIGAYADYAAADKLYQVGDVVSIPVEADFVSQLADAGKVRGVQYGMPFASSTRLLFYNKTLFAKAGLTPPTTWAELAEDAQALKAQGVKYPYALPLGPEEAQAETMQWLLSGGGGYAQTAGGYDLDSTENVDTFDWLKNDLVGKGLTGPVAPGKLNRADAFTAFTAGDVGMLNGHPSLMKAAEKKGVKFGMVPMPGVNGPAKVSMGVADWMTAFKQNGHADEIGDFLDFVYSEDNVVDFSREYDLLPVTNSASQAMTGTKEDADLQPFLDQLTLSQLPPVGRTSWAGVSAAIKKRIGQAVTADGSPAEVLDQLQTTATALANSSGE from the coding sequence ATGGTCGCGGGGGTGTCCCTTCTCGGGATCGCCGCGGTTCTCGCCGGATGCGGGGTCACCTCAGGCGCCGAAGACGTCACCCTGAGACTCGTCGCCGCCGACTACGGCGACAGCGGCGCCAACAGCTCCGAGAAGTACTGGGACCAGCTCGTCGAGGCGTACGAGAAGGCCCACCCCGGCGTCACCGTCGACGTGAGCGTCTACTCCTGGAACGACGTCGACGCCAAGGTCAAGAAGATGGTCGACTCGGGCGACGCCCCCGACATGGCGCAGATCGGCGCGTACGCCGACTACGCGGCCGCCGACAAGCTGTACCAGGTCGGCGACGTGGTCTCCATCCCCGTCGAGGCCGACTTCGTCTCCCAGCTCGCCGACGCGGGCAAGGTACGAGGCGTGCAGTACGGCATGCCGTTCGCCTCCTCCACCCGGCTGCTGTTCTACAACAAGACCCTCTTCGCCAAGGCGGGCCTCACCCCGCCCACCACCTGGGCCGAACTCGCCGAGGACGCCCAGGCGCTCAAGGCACAGGGCGTGAAGTACCCGTACGCGCTGCCCCTCGGGCCCGAGGAGGCGCAGGCCGAGACCATGCAGTGGCTGCTCAGCGGCGGGGGCGGCTACGCCCAGACCGCCGGCGGCTACGACCTCGACTCCACCGAGAACGTCGACACCTTCGACTGGCTGAAGAACGACCTGGTCGGCAAGGGGCTGACCGGGCCGGTCGCGCCGGGCAAGCTCAACCGGGCCGACGCGTTCACCGCGTTCACCGCCGGTGACGTCGGCATGCTCAACGGCCACCCCTCGCTGATGAAGGCGGCCGAGAAGAAGGGCGTCAAGTTCGGCATGGTCCCGATGCCCGGCGTCAACGGGCCCGCCAAGGTCTCCATGGGCGTGGCCGACTGGATGACGGCCTTCAAGCAGAACGGCCACGCCGACGAGATCGGCGACTTCCTCGACTTCGTCTACAGCGAGGACAACGTCGTCGACTTCTCCCGCGAGTACGACCTGCTGCCCGTCACCAACTCCGCCTCCCAGGCGATGACCGGGACCAAGGAGGACGCCGACCTCCAGCCGTTCCTGGACCAGCTCACGCTCTCCCAGCTGCCCCCCGTCGGGCGTACCTCCTGGGCCGGGGTCAGCGCGGCGATCAAGAAGCGGATCGGTCAGGCCGTGACCGCGGACGGCAGCCCCGCCGAGGTCCTGGACCAGCTGCAGACGACGGCCACGGCGCTGGCGAACTCCTCCGGGGAGTGA
- the nagA gene encoding N-acetylglucosamine-6-phosphate deacetylase — protein sequence MATPSGARGVTSCGSAAWARPATTHPQVLTGARVVLPTGTVPDGRVTIDGARITANAPQGHAEVVDVRGHWLVPGFIDLHNHGGGGASFSGTADDVQKAIHTHRLHGTTTLVASTVTDDMDVLVRQAGLLSELAEQGDLAGIHFEGPFISPCRKGAHSEGLLRDPDPAEVRKLIDAARGQARMVTLATELPGGLDSVRLLVEHGVIAAVGHTDATYEQTVQAIDAGATVATHLFNAMPQLGHRSPGPIAALLEDERVTVELINDGTHLHPAALELAFRHAGAGRVAFITDAMDAAGIGDGRYLLGPLEVEVSEGVARLVEGGTIAGSTLTLDRAFQRAVTIDRLPVEDVVAALSANPARLLGLADRVGSLEPGKDADLVLLDEDFALKGVMRQGVWVVDPQLA from the coding sequence ATGGCCACCCCCTCAGGGGCGCGGGGCGTCACATCATGCGGCTCCGCCGCGTGGGCGCGACCAGCCACAACGCACCCGCAGGTACTGACCGGCGCGAGGGTGGTACTACCCACGGGCACGGTGCCCGACGGCCGCGTGACCATCGACGGCGCCCGAATCACGGCCAACGCCCCGCAGGGACACGCCGAGGTCGTGGACGTACGGGGCCACTGGCTGGTCCCCGGCTTCATCGACCTGCACAACCACGGCGGCGGCGGAGCCTCCTTCTCCGGCACGGCGGACGACGTACAGAAAGCCATCCACACGCACCGCCTGCACGGCACCACCACCCTCGTCGCGTCCACCGTCACCGACGACATGGACGTCCTGGTCCGCCAGGCCGGCCTGCTGAGCGAGCTGGCCGAGCAGGGCGACCTGGCCGGGATCCACTTCGAGGGCCCCTTCATCTCGCCGTGCCGCAAGGGCGCGCACTCCGAGGGGCTGCTGCGCGACCCGGACCCGGCGGAGGTCCGCAAGCTGATCGACGCGGCGCGCGGCCAGGCGAGGATGGTCACGCTGGCGACGGAACTGCCGGGCGGCCTGGACTCCGTACGACTGCTCGTCGAACACGGGGTGATCGCCGCCGTCGGGCACACGGACGCGACGTACGAGCAGACGGTTCAGGCCATCGACGCCGGCGCCACGGTCGCCACCCACCTCTTCAACGCGATGCCGCAGCTGGGTCACCGCTCCCCCGGTCCCATCGCCGCGCTTCTCGAGGACGAGCGGGTCACGGTCGAGCTCATCAACGACGGCACCCATCTGCACCCGGCCGCGCTGGAGTTGGCGTTCCGTCACGCGGGCGCGGGGCGCGTGGCGTTCATCACCGACGCGATGGACGCGGCCGGCATCGGCGACGGCCGCTATCTGCTCGGCCCGCTGGAGGTCGAGGTCAGCGAGGGCGTGGCCCGGCTGGTGGAGGGCGGCACGATCGCGGGCTCCACCCTCACCCTGGACCGGGCCTTCCAGCGGGCGGTGACGATCGACCGCCTCCCGGTCGAGGACGTGGTGGCCGCCCTGTCCGCCAACCCGGCCCGCCTGCTGGGCCTGGCCGACCGCGTGGGCTCCCTGGAACCCGGCAAGGACGCCGACCTGGTCCTCCTCGACGAGGACTTCGCGCTCAAGGGCGTGATGCGGCAGGGGGTTTGGGTGGTGGATCCCCAACTGGCCTGA
- the cdgB gene encoding diguanylate cyclase CdgB, with protein sequence METESEPYVRLASLRQLHQVMADMNTARSLADTLQTVADGVVTALGYELACVNLVRSDGDLVVAAFSGNPAAEALITGRVGSRESWERRLGMGETWGDLIFIPHTEGWVLDDDDVPQWYTDGPAPRFEDEWHPSDRLFAPMLTPAAPGGGGSPGELIGVLSVDRPRNGRRPGAWGREALQMYAFQAAIAISNARLRANMQRALVRLEREQQALRASEESFRQAFEYAPSGMAIAEMGGDQHGRILRTNDALCRLLGRPASAMRRYSFSDLVHPEDIGTLLRTSAEGGRAELRLGRRDGSYVWVSLRNSVVADAADGPRFLLTHVEDIEERKRRELQLAHRASHDSLTGLPNSAELRSRLSARLCRRPQSAHPAALDSMHATNAMDAMEAVDTAYGHPAFDANGHGFDYRPPGTEAYDAYDHHVHTVAPEDGAPDDGAKGLAVLFCDLDGFKSINDRFGHNAGDAVLIEVARRLSRAVRDGDTVARLGGDEFVILADGLGRADAADLAVRLRNEIIQPIRAEGRAVRVGASFGIGWAHCGMTADEVLKSADERMYVEKRSRPKQHRRAG encoded by the coding sequence ATGGAGACCGAGTCGGAGCCGTACGTCCGTCTTGCGTCCCTGCGACAGCTGCACCAGGTCATGGCCGACATGAACACGGCCCGCAGCCTGGCCGACACACTGCAGACCGTCGCCGACGGCGTGGTCACGGCACTCGGGTACGAGCTGGCGTGCGTGAACCTCGTACGCAGCGACGGCGATCTCGTGGTCGCGGCCTTCTCCGGCAATCCCGCCGCCGAGGCCCTCATCACCGGCCGGGTCGGCTCGCGGGAGTCCTGGGAGCGGCGGCTGGGCATGGGCGAGACCTGGGGCGACCTGATCTTCATACCCCACACCGAGGGCTGGGTCCTCGACGACGACGACGTCCCGCAGTGGTACACCGACGGGCCCGCGCCGCGCTTCGAGGACGAGTGGCACCCCTCGGACCGGCTCTTCGCGCCCATGCTCACCCCGGCCGCGCCGGGCGGCGGCGGCTCGCCCGGCGAGCTGATAGGCGTCCTGTCCGTGGACCGGCCGCGCAACGGCCGGCGGCCCGGCGCCTGGGGCCGTGAAGCCCTCCAGATGTACGCCTTCCAGGCCGCGATCGCGATCAGCAACGCGCGTCTACGTGCCAACATGCAGCGCGCGCTGGTCCGGCTCGAACGCGAGCAGCAGGCCCTGCGGGCGAGCGAGGAAAGCTTCCGGCAGGCCTTCGAGTACGCCCCCTCCGGCATGGCGATAGCCGAGATGGGCGGCGACCAGCACGGGCGGATACTCAGGACCAACGACGCGCTGTGCCGCCTCCTGGGCCGCCCCGCCTCCGCGATGCGCCGCTACTCCTTCTCCGACCTCGTCCACCCCGAGGACATAGGCACCCTGCTCCGCACCTCCGCCGAAGGCGGACGGGCCGAACTCCGGCTCGGCCGGCGGGACGGCAGCTACGTCTGGGTCTCGCTGCGCAACTCCGTCGTCGCCGACGCCGCCGACGGACCCCGCTTCCTCCTCACCCACGTCGAGGACATCGAGGAACGCAAGCGCCGCGAGCTCCAGCTCGCCCACCGCGCCTCGCACGACTCCCTCACCGGACTGCCGAACTCCGCCGAACTGCGCTCGCGCCTGTCCGCCCGGCTCTGTCGGCGCCCGCAGTCCGCCCACCCCGCCGCCCTCGACTCCATGCACGCCACCAACGCCATGGACGCGATGGAGGCCGTGGACACGGCCTACGGTCACCCCGCCTTCGACGCCAACGGCCACGGCTTCGACTACCGGCCCCCCGGCACCGAGGCGTACGACGCCTACGACCACCATGTGCACACCGTCGCCCCCGAGGACGGCGCGCCCGACGACGGCGCCAAGGGACTCGCGGTCCTCTTCTGCGACCTCGACGGCTTCAAGTCGATCAACGACCGGTTCGGGCACAACGCGGGCGACGCGGTCCTCATCGAGGTCGCCCGGCGGCTGTCGCGGGCCGTCCGCGACGGCGACACGGTGGCCCGGCTCGGCGGCGACGAGTTCGTGATCCTCGCCGACGGACTCGGTCGCGCCGACGCCGCCGACCTCGCCGTACGCCTGCGCAACGAGATCATCCAGCCGATCCGCGCCGAGGGCCGGGCCGTCCGGGTGGGCGCCAGCTTCGGCATCGGCTGGGCGCACTGCGGGATGACCGCGGACGAAGTGCTGAAGTCCGCCGACGAGCGGATGTACGTCGAGAAACGATCTCGTCCCAAACAGCACAGACGTGCGGGATGA
- a CDS encoding 1-phosphofructokinase family hexose kinase produces MILTVTLNTALDVTYRVPALTPHASHRVTDVRERPGGKGLNVARVLAALGHEVTVTGFVGGATGRVVQEQLTGISGLVDALVPVVGATRRTVAVVDARTGDTTQLNEPGPIIAPAEWSAFQEAYEDLLVGVDAVALCGSLPPGVPVGAYAGLIRVARAAGTPVLLDTGGEPLRRAVAARPDIVKPNADELAELTGSHEPLRATQDARRRGAQSVVASLGAQGLVAATPEGRWRATLPARVHGNPTGAGDSVSAGLLSALAEHLPWPARLTRAAALSAATVHSPVAGEFDRTAYEDLLPRITVTGEATAA; encoded by the coding sequence GTGATCCTCACGGTCACGCTGAACACCGCTCTCGACGTCACCTACCGCGTCCCGGCCCTCACCCCGCACGCCTCGCACCGGGTGACCGACGTGCGGGAGCGGCCCGGCGGCAAGGGGCTGAACGTGGCGCGGGTGCTGGCGGCCCTCGGCCACGAGGTGACGGTGACCGGTTTCGTGGGCGGCGCCACCGGCCGCGTCGTGCAGGAACAACTCACCGGAATATCAGGGCTGGTGGACGCCCTGGTACCGGTCGTCGGCGCCACCCGTCGCACGGTGGCCGTCGTCGACGCCCGCACCGGCGACACCACCCAGCTCAACGAACCCGGCCCGATCATCGCCCCCGCCGAGTGGTCCGCCTTCCAGGAGGCGTACGAGGATCTCCTCGTCGGCGTCGACGCGGTGGCCCTGTGCGGCAGCCTGCCGCCGGGGGTGCCGGTGGGCGCGTATGCGGGGCTGATCCGCGTCGCGCGGGCCGCGGGGACACCCGTACTGCTGGACACCGGCGGGGAGCCGCTGCGCCGGGCCGTCGCCGCCCGCCCCGACATCGTCAAGCCGAACGCCGACGAACTGGCCGAACTCACCGGCTCCCACGAGCCGTTGCGCGCCACCCAGGACGCCCGTAGGCGCGGGGCGCAGTCCGTGGTGGCCTCGCTCGGCGCGCAGGGCCTGGTCGCGGCGACCCCGGAGGGCCGCTGGCGCGCGACCCTGCCCGCCCGCGTCCACGGCAACCCGACGGGCGCCGGCGACTCGGTCTCCGCCGGCCTCCTCTCGGCCCTGGCCGAACACCTCCCGTGGCCCGCCCGCCTGACCCGCGCGGCAGCCCTCTCCGCGGCGACGGTCCACTCCCCTGTGGCAGGGGAGTTCGACCGGACGGCCTACGAGGACCTGCTGCCCCGGATCACGGTGACCGGTGAGGCCACCGCGGCCTGA
- a CDS encoding carbohydrate-binding protein: MTPGNNGASPPEDDDPFGYLYADGQANGAQPPSGGGYGYPNSVSRVRAVGERQYGQPQQQTAQYGQYGQPQQPTVPQQGAYGQPNAPYGAPESFPGGPGTGRQSAQGGGRGRGPNTKGLLIGAVAVVAAVVVGIAVAMANGDSGNDDNAGSDQVSTSPSASTSPSPSESSTSDASAAELPTIDAKALRLDGGAALASDVEGAQADGGIYVGNLNQTGASVTWTVNGIPSQGTYTLFAHFSATGDDQSMTLSINGKTFGSKFNLGNFAHAEDGDFAKGWTQTYSWPTLTKGTNTISLSCQDGDKCNVLLDQLWLKAGQVKE; encoded by the coding sequence ATGACGCCCGGCAACAACGGCGCGAGCCCGCCCGAGGACGACGACCCGTTCGGTTACCTCTACGCCGACGGTCAGGCCAACGGAGCGCAGCCGCCCTCCGGCGGCGGCTACGGCTACCCGAACTCGGTGAGCCGGGTGCGCGCGGTCGGCGAGCGCCAGTACGGCCAGCCGCAGCAGCAGACCGCCCAGTACGGGCAGTACGGCCAGCCGCAGCAGCCGACGGTTCCGCAGCAGGGGGCGTACGGCCAGCCGAACGCGCCCTACGGCGCCCCCGAGAGCTTCCCCGGCGGACCCGGCACCGGCCGGCAGTCGGCGCAGGGCGGCGGCCGAGGCCGCGGCCCCAACACCAAGGGGCTGCTGATCGGCGCGGTCGCGGTGGTCGCCGCGGTCGTGGTCGGCATCGCGGTCGCGATGGCCAACGGCGACTCCGGCAACGACGACAACGCGGGCAGCGACCAGGTCTCCACCTCGCCCTCCGCCTCCACGAGCCCCTCGCCCAGCGAGTCCAGCACCAGCGACGCGAGCGCGGCGGAACTGCCGACGATCGACGCGAAGGCGCTGCGTCTGGACGGCGGTGCCGCTCTGGCCTCGGACGTCGAGGGCGCGCAGGCGGACGGCGGAATCTACGTCGGCAACCTGAACCAGACGGGCGCCTCGGTCACCTGGACCGTCAACGGCATCCCCTCGCAAGGCACGTACACCCTCTTCGCGCACTTCAGCGCGACCGGTGACGACCAGTCGATGACGCTCAGCATCAACGGCAAGACGTTCGGCAGCAAGTTCAACCTGGGCAACTTCGCCCATGCCGAGGACGGCGACTTCGCCAAGGGCTGGACCCAGACCTACTCCTGGCCCACGCTGACCAAGGGCACCAACACGATCTCGCTCTCCTGCCAGGACGGCGACAAGTGCAACGTGCTGCTCGACCAGCTGTGGCTGAAGGCGGGCCAGGTCAAGGAGTAG